The following proteins come from a genomic window of Montipora capricornis isolate CH-2021 chromosome 9, ASM3666992v2, whole genome shotgun sequence:
- the LOC138015090 gene encoding E3 ubiquitin-protein ligase UHRF1-like, which yields MDGKQRSQVECLSKLTKIEELRCKLEKAFDVPPNMQRLFFRGKQLEDGHTLFDYNVGLNEIVQLMIRTVPPLYDNNNNEKQAQKDNKESDCKEPSSCPTQVNGHVTSSPEEAESGENKPGTSQDKIVRSLYKKGEMIDAKDPILGAWFEAKIRNTSLADENDPSSIFYHVVFDGFEADEINKIPESSIRPIARTALAWDQISVGQVVMANYNVDEPDERGYWYDFKISKKYDGPTRNTRELYARLLLGTNTDDTVAQECRLKFIDKEIFKIESPPDPSSLEESLSSQNEKSSPAKRQVKPDCSFCKDNPNKLCKHCNCHKCGGKENPGDQLLCDECDMAFHIYCLIPPLKAIPDDDEWYCPQCKNDTSEVIHAGEKLRESKKKQKMASSNSTANRDWGKGMACVGRTKVCSIVPPNHFGPIPGVPVGSAWKFRVQVSEAGIHRPHVSGIHGRDGDGAYSIVLAGGYEDDLDNGDEFFYTGSGGRDLSGNKRTAEQSCDQTLTKMNRALARNCAAPLNDKEGGEAKNWREGKAVRVVRSSKLAKHSEYAPTDGNRYDGIYKVVKYWPEKGKSGFVVWRYLLRRDDETPAPWTTEGKKLINEFGLKIVYPEGFLEAQAKKEEEKKKQDKHKEQEKESAKGKGKAKGKRKRNEEGETSPTKSPPTKKRNYKLPDETKALIADDITNKKLWKEVTADLQDYPSFIQKVEEAFTCICCQDVVCHPVTTKCFHNICKSCLQRSFKAEVFSCPACRTELGKGYKQTVNSSLDAALNHLFPGYSKGR from the exons ATGGATGGTAAGCAACGTTCGCAGGTTGAGTGTCTAAGCAAACTTACCAAAATTGAAGAGCTACGGTGCAAGTTGGAAAAGGCTTTTGATGTTCCACCTAACATGCAAAGACTGTTCTTTAGAGGAAAGCAG TTAGAGGATGGCCACACGCTGTTTGACTACAATGTTGGACTTAATGAGATAGTTCAGTTGATGATCAGGACAGTTCCACCTCTTtatgacaataacaataatgaaaaACAGGCACAGAAAGACAATAAAGAGTCAGATTGCAAAGAGCCAAGCAGTTGTCCTACTCAAGTTAATGGACATGTTACAAGCAGTCCTGAG GAAGCTGAAAGTGGTGAGAACAAGCCTGGTACATCACAAGATAAGATCGTCAGAAGCCTTTACAAA AAAGGAGAAATGATAGATGCTAAAGATCCTATCTTGGGGGCATGGTTTGAGGCGAAGATAAGGAATACATCTTTAGCAGATGAGAATGACCCAAGTTCCATTTTTTATCATGTTGTTTTTGATGG ATTTGAGGCagatgaaataaacaaaatccCTGAAAGCTCTATCAGACCCATTGCAAGAACAGCTCTAGCATGGGATCAg atttcagTTGGTCAGGTGGTGATGGCAAATTATAATGTTGATGAGCCAGATGAGCGAGGCTATTGGTATGATTTTAAAATCAGTAAAAAG TATGATGGTCCAACAAGAAATACTAGAGAACTCTATGCAAGATTACTGTTAGG aacCAACACAGATGATACAGTGGCCCAGGAATGTAGACTCAAATTTATAGACAAAGAGATTTTCAAGATTGAAAGTCCTCCAG ATCCCAGTAGTTTAGAAGAATCTTTAAGCTCTCAAAATGAGAAAAGTTCTCCAGCGAAGA GACAAGTAAAACCCGACTGTAGCTTCTGCAAGGATAATCCTAACAAACTCTGCAAGCATTGTAATTGTCATAAG tGTGGTGGAAAGGAGAACCCTGGTGATCAGTTGTTATGTGATGAATGTGATatggcttttcatatttactGTTTAATTCCTCCACTAAAAGCAATCCCTGATGATGATGAATG GTATTGCCCACAGTGTAAAAATGATACATCAGAG GTTATCCATGCTGGTGAGAAGTTAAGGGAAAGTAAGAAAAAGCAGAAGATGGCATCTTCAAATTCAACTGCAAACAGAGACTGGGGAAAG GGTATGGCGTGTGTTGGCCGAACCAAAGTATGTTCAATTGTGCCGCCAAACCATTTTGGTCCTATTCCTGGTGTTCCTGTGGGTTCAGCTTGGAAGTTTAGGGTtcag GTCAGTGAGGCTGGAATACACCGTCCACATGTCAGTGGGATTCATGGCAGAGATGGAGATGGAGCATACTCCATTGTGTTGGCTGGTGGATATGAAGATGACTTG GACAATGGAGATGAATTCTTTTACACTGGTAGCGGTGGCCGAGATCTTTCAGGAAATAAAAGAACAGCAGAGCAGTCATGTGATCAAACCTTAACAAAGATGAACAG GGCGCTTGCCAGGAATTGTGCAGCACCTTTAAATGACAAGGAAGGAGGAGAAGCCAAAAATTGGAGAGAAGGGAAGGCCGTCAGAGTA GTAAGGAGCAGTAAACTTGCCAAACACTCGGAATATGCACCAACTGACGGAAATAGATACGACGGCATATACAAG GTTGTCAAGTACTGGCCAGAAAAAGGGAAATCAGGGTTTGTTGTATGGAGGTACTTGCTCCGCAGAGACGACGAG ACCCCTGCACCTTGGACAACAGAAGGAAAGAAGCTAATAAATGAATTTGGCTTAAAGATTGTG tATCCTGAAGGGTTTTTGGAGGCACAAGCAAAGAaagaggaagagaaaaagaaacaagacaAACATAAAGAACAAGAGAAGGAATCTGCAAAAGGCAAAGGGAAAGcaaagggaaagagaaaaaggaaCGAAG AAGGTGAAACCAGTCCAACGAAATCACCTCCAacgaagaaaagaaactatAAATTACCCGATGAAACGAAGGCTTTAATTGCTGACGACATCACAAACAAGAAGCTGTGGAAGGAAGTAACAGCTGACTTGCAAGATTATCCT TCATTCATTCAAAAAGTGGAGGAAGCCTTTACGTGCATTTGTTGTCAGGATGTTGTTTGTCATCCAGTCACCACGAAGTGTTTTCATAACATCTGTAAG aGTTGTCTCCAGCGCTCATTCAAGGCAGAGGTGTTTTCTTGCCCAGCTTGTCGCACTGAACTTGGAAAAGGCTATAAACAGACTGTTAATAGCTCTTTAGATGCTGCTCTTAATCATTTGTTTCCAGGCTACAGCAAAGGACGGTGA